The sequence TCAGACATAACAGTTCCTGACTTGTTTCCTTGATAATTACTTCAGAAATGAAAGGATCTATGCATTGTATTTGAACATATTATTTGCAAATTCTATCATGTGCAACCATACAAATAGAACTCAAGAAAGATAGATAATTGTAATACATGTGGATACATATAAAAATAAATTTTATGCATGCAAGTAAATTTACAAAGATAATATTTATACATGTAAGTCAACAATAGCCAAAGCAACAAGAAAGGCATTGAATTGGTCACTATCACTACACAAATGAAACATCAATTTAGTGTGCAAATTTCAGTAGTACCTGGCATCTGGAATTCCATGGCAAATGACTTCATTGACAGACCTGAGTGCAAGCGACAAAAATGTGAGCAATTTAGTTTCCTTACAATACTAATAACTATTAAAACAAAGACAACCTACGTGCAACATGACTTGGGGAAGAAATGGTAATTCAATGGAGATGGGTATCCACCTGAGGATCATCAAGAATGGAAGTTCTGATCAATAAAAGAATTGAATAGGCATAATTACGACACAAATAGTATTTTTCATAAAAAGCTGTAATAATTACAAGTTCAACATTCAATCAACTGGAGTTCAATTTGTTGCATTTAATTCTCAAAAGAGGTTAATCTCACCTCTAGCAATTGTCTCTTCATGGACAACTCTATCAATTTCATCTGTTGTAATTCCTGGTTTAATTACACGAGCAGCTGCATCTAAAACCTCTCTTGCAATCTATAAATGATAGTACAAGATAAAGCAGTGGAGATTAAGAAAGTGAAATTATGATGTCAGAACTCAGCACTCATTTACACATGGTGGGAACTTACTCGACATGTTTCTCTCATCCTTTCTATTAGTTCAGGGGTCTTAATCTACAGAGGCACAAATAAAACATTAATCATCATACTACCtatgttctcgaatatttgtcgccggCTAGTTCGTTTTTGAACTAAAACGccacaaataaaaaagaatggaGGGGGTATATTTCTTCATGGAACATTTGTGATACTCAAAAACCTCTGTAGGATTTTACCTCTACTCTTTTCTGCAAGTCACTATCTGGTTCTATCTTGGGAATTCCCTAAGAAGTATTGCAATGTCAGGAAGATTGAAAGAGAATATTGCACGAGATATCAATTCAAGTAGTAATGACGAGACAACACTGCATGCACACTGTGAAGGAAAAGATACTTAAAACAACAGGAACCTACATCAAGCGCCCAATCAGGCTTCTCAATTTCATCTGGCACCACACGCATCTTTGATATCGGATATGGTCTCAATGGACTGAAAGACATGAGCATTCAATAAATATGAGAAAGGTACTCCCACCCTAGATTATTAGCAAAGAATACAGATACATTTTCTTCAGAATTTCCAATTTGTCAATATTCTATTTTGGGTGAATGGAAGGAAATGTTAACACCATGTTTACAGCATGCACAAAGCCACGCTATTGCTCAAATATACTGAAACTGTCAAATGTGCAATCAATGCAAAAGAAAGTGCTCCATGCATGCACAGTGCATAACCAAGTGTTCAAGTAAAAAAAAACTATTGCCTATCCAAAAGGCGTTGGTTCACTGCAGATATATGTTAGGTTTGCTATCGATAGTTAGCTTTTTCATAGCTTGTTTGCTGCTCTAAATCTTTTGCATGGTTTTGGCAGGGTTATCCTTAGTGTTCCACATAGGTTGTGTTATAccaacatttatttcaaaaggtaggaagTCAACCAGCTGAAATCAATACAAATTCGGATTATTTGAATTTGAGTTGTCACTACCATTTTTTACGGTGGCTCATGCTGGATTTCAGGCCTAGCCTACCCAAATTTGCTTGGGATTAGAAACTAGAAAGTTTGGTCAACATTTAATAATGTCCCCAAAAATCCCAGAGGCAAATGAAATTCTACATATGTTGAACAACAGATTGAAAAAAGGAATTGTGGATGTGGTAACAGTATTTTACCCTGTCCATTCAAAACGAGGAAGTTGCAATGCACGTCCCCGCCCTTTTCTCAAACAATATTTCCAACCTTCCGGAGACTGCTGGGATGCCAGTGCACCAGGCTTTGGGTGAACAGATTTGTGAGAGCTCCATGCTGCCCTAAAACAGTCCTGTGTGCTGCAAATGATTTGTGGACACAAAAGAAGTTAATACTTTCACTAGTTCAAAAATGGTGAAGGGGCAACACcagtgttattaaaactacgtttaaacgatgTTTACGTCAAAACTCTAATTAGAGGTTGAAACCACGTTTTAGCGTTCTAAACTGTAAAACGCAGTGTTTTATGCATTTTAGACCATTAGCTACTTTTGGGCCCAGTCTATTAGTTACTTTTGGGGTTCAATCCAGCTCATGGGTGAAGTATTGGTAAGCCACTAACCTCTCTGTTTTAGTACTTAACTTCATattattgtctgaaattatgatgtattggtatttttcctatgttgtttaaaactacgtttgaacaaagtttaaacgtttaaaagtcAAAATTTCACTCATGAACGTTCCAACGTTTTATCGTTTTAATAATCTTGGGCAACACATGAAGCATAATTCTACCCTGCACTGTATGCCAGCACTTCCAATGGGTGCTATCGTATTATAAGATGTGTTTCCTTCAAAAATCAAAAGACCAAGAATACAAAAAAATACCATCCCCACGAATAAAGGTATCTACAGATATGATGATGAAGCTTCCACATAAGGCCATAACTAAATGATACATGAACCTTTAAAATATGCAGAAGGTTTTATGCTCTAATGTTAAAACAATAAAATTAGCTGATACTCATGTAGCGCCACAACAATTCGTCCTGAGAGCTACCATGGTGTTCCAACTTCCAATGCGGTAAAATAAGAAATGGAGGAGCTTGCCACTTACCAGAAAGCTGCGTTCTCACGCGGTAGCTTAAGTTCAGCACATTTGGGGCATCTGGAAATCAAAACAACAGAGCATAAGCAATTACTTAAAGAAACCGACATGTAGTACGCGCTAGTTTCCAAACTATAACTCTGCTTTTCCAGGCATATATCACAGCAATGAGCAATCAGGCTCACCCAGGTTCTACCTCAATGTTGCAACTACAagcagatgagccaaagacccgaTTTCTATAACTTATACTAAATAGCGCCACAACAAAGCTGCGTCAAGCGTCAGTTCCTAAAACTAGTTGGACAGGTGTAGGGCTTCGAAGCAAAACGCAGCGGGAAAAAAAAAAACTCGACAGCAGATCACCGGTGGAGACAGGAAGCGAAGGAAAGGGCGGCGGGAAAAAGTCGACAGCAGAAGCGATATGTTCCAAGGAGGAGAAAAAAACGCACTGGAGCTGCGCGGGCTTGCCGCAGCGAGCGCAGGGGGCCGACGCCTCCGAGGCTCCTTTCTCCATCCCGGCTGCCTGCACCACGCCAATGGGATCAGGCGGATCAGTAGACTGCTGGACCGGGACAGAAGGGCGAGGAGAACAGCAGAGAAGAATCCCGTCCAGTCCAGCTCACCTGTGGCGGCTGAGGCTAGGGTTCCGGCGGTGCGTGCGGCGGACACGAGGGGAAAATATGGACAGGAGGTGGacgagtcagccgcggggacgggTAGCCGGGGAGGGGAAGCGAAGTCGTGCGCGCGGGGGCGCTCGCTACCGTGCTGACGGCGGAGTCGATTCCGCAATTTCCGCGCGGTTTTGAACTGAACTGTGGGTAGTTTGGAAATGTGGTGGTTTGCAAACTCAAATCTATTTaggactaggtgagtgcccgtgcgttgcaacgggaacatataataccacaaaAAAATATGtataaatgtgtgttatattgatACGAGAAAAGATAGTGAAGATAAGCTAGCAGAAATTTGCACCCAATGTTATTGAGAAGTGTCTTACTTTTGGTTCTCATGAGCAATGACAGATTCTGATCAATGAAATGCTTGGTAGTTGGCACAACTGATGAGAACAAACCGTTACATGTTTGTTTTGAACAATGATTATCAGCTCACCTTTTTCTTTTAAAATCCTTAGTTGGCACAACCACTCTATAGCATAGCTCAAAGCACAGAAGCAGACGCCTAAGAAACACAACACCCGCTGGTACCAGCGCAGCGTGTTGCCGGTCGGTGACACAATGACGCGCAAGACATTATGGTGCCGGCTACCACCTCCTTGGACATCTTCAGGAACGGGTCCATGTTGTGGTGGTACCAGCCATTTTGCCTCACTCCTATGGATGTTGCTCTGCAGGGCAGGTGAGTTCTTGGTTTTGCTCATAGCTTGCTGCTCATCGTCGGACCAGTCGCCATCACATCGCGCATGGCTAGACCCTCATAATCCTCATCTGACTTGGTTGAGTGTTCGTCCATAGAGCCGACATCTATCTGCAAGTACCCTGTGACGTGGAAGAACATTAGCTTTGCAGTGTTAGGAGGTGCTGACAatataaggaaaacaaaaaaccaAATTGTTGAACACTGACATAAATCGCCCATACATCGTGCATGTGCAGCATCTCTCTTTCTTCATCGGAGGTCTTCAATCAGTTTCAGCATCACGAGAGTCGTCAACTTAAAAGATATATAGGTATATGCTCGTGCTTTGTTATGAAAATAAAAAACTATCACAAAACATTGTTACGAAAAGTATAGTAAGATAATAATATCTTACCCCTTGAATCTTCTGTTATAGCACCTTACCTGGTTCAAAATACAGGCAACATGTATTAAATAATTGTGTGTTGTGTAGACAGAAAGGGCATGTTTGGTTATGTCCCCAGACAAACTTGCCTGACCAGGCAGGATTCTCAGGTGTTGGATTTCGTTCGCCTGAGGTTGAGATATGCTTACCATAATAATTTGCTTTTACCAAAAGGAGAGGATAAGACCATATGACTGAAATGAAGACGCTTTAGGGATCAAAATAGTTTTGGGTAGAGAACCTCTTTCAAGTTTGCCCAAGAATGCATTTAGTCTCTTCGAATACACCAGAAATTGCACCAAATTATAAAATGATAAAATATTAGTAAGTAAAACTCTAGATGACTAATATCATTTTTTTGCAAGATGCATAAAACATTACGGCGTTCTAGAGTTTCAGCTGCTTATGTGAATAGAACAACAGTGTTACTAATAGTACAATCAATTAGTAATTGGCAGTATCATTGATCAATGTTATTCTTAGTCAAAAAATGGAAGCATGACTACTGAAAATGAGCAAAGTTTTGACATCAAATGCCATTTTATGAATTACTAAATTAGCAATGGTCATAAATAGTAATCAGATTTAAATGCTACCAAGAGCAAAAATTCTAGCACATACAACTATTACTCGGTATACATCATAATAAAATGATACAATATTAGTCGATATGCAACATAATAAAATGATAGACTATTAATTAGTATACATCATAATAAAATGATAAATTATTAGTAAGTAAAACTCTAGAACGACCAATATCCATTTTTTGCAAGATGCATAAAACATTACTAAGGTGTTGTCGCGCCATCGGGCCCATGTTTAAATAGAAGAGAAACTACTATATAATTTGTATGGCAAGATGAAGTGAAATTAAGATGCAGAGGCAAGAAAACTAATGAAGAACACTATTACTGAAACTATTTTGCATCTGTTCTGAGTTACTACTGCAGTTTGAAGCATGGCAACTCTGTGTTTTAATGTTGTTTATGGTACAATCTTTTTATAACATTACTTTGTATGAGTAAGCCAATGTTAACCAACATGTGTGTTTCTAAACTCCTACATGATGTCCTCTACAAAATTTTAAATCCAAACTCACTATACATGAAGAAACAAAAAACAAATCTCATATGGGTAAACTGGGACTGCTGAACTAAATTGTTGGGGGCATCTGGACATAGGTCAAACATGAAGGGGGAGTTTGGACTTTTTCCTTGAAGAAAgataaaaaattcagaattaCCTTGCAGATAACAGATTTTTGGGAGTAATTAAGTCAACAAAGAAAATATGTTCTTGTCTCAACCTTCTTTGCAACCTCTAAAATTTGATGGAATCAATCAGGCATGAAAATATTTTGATAGAAGATAGCTAGCAAGATCCAAACCTTATATACACCATCTGTGCTTGAGGAGCTAGAAAGACAAAGGGTGGTGGGAGCACAAAATAATTTGAGAATATGATCTCGGACTATGCACAAAGTGCAATAAAAAACAAGCACTTGACAAGAACCTCAGTAGATGGAATGAATAGTAGTTGTGAATCCGAATAGAACAAGTTGCGATGGCTGAACACTAAGGGAGGCCCGATCTATGGTCAGAAGCGAGAAGCGTAGGCGCTGGTGCACACATATCTAAAGTGGAGCACCTTGATCCATCGCTAACCTGATACACACCATGAATAAAGTAAATTATTAACCAAATAAACAATCAGTCGAAGCAAAATGCTAGAATAGGTATGGATTACTCTTTTTCCTGCAAACTAAAAGAGTGTCAATTTTACAGAATAGGATGCCCCTTTCATAAGTCGTCATAGTTACGTGCCCGTGTGTTGCAACGACGTACAAATACAAAATATTCAACGGTCGCGCAAGGCAACATCAATTATTCAGTTTATTGAGAAGTGCAATAGCACACCACCTCCAAAAGGTACAATATTTATTTATTCTGGCAACTTTTCGTTATCTATGTACTTTATGTGAGGATCAAACACAACTTCTGCCTATGCTAAAAGTATAAAACAAATATCAAGACAAGTCAAACGGTTTGAAATCTCTGATCAAGGATTGGACATTACAAGCTACTATAGAAGAACTCAAGCAAGGCCAAAGGTAAACTAACTAATACATATGAGaatcgtagcaacgcacgggcacatacctaggaGTACGATCAAGGCATTCTCATCATCAATTCTTTTCTTTACCAAAGGCTTCAAGGTTTGAGAAAGCCTAACCAAGACTTCTATGGAAACAATTAAACAGTTATTGCACACAAGACATAGCTCAATCGGGGACCGAGGAACATAAATGAAACATAATTATAATAATATCAACATCTTTCACTTTCCACCATCAGTCTACCCATTCCTGATGAAGATCCTAGCATACCAAAATACCAGGGTCCATTAAATGTAGGCTATCCCATAAGTGCTTCCAATTCCAAGACCTTTGGCCATCCCAGTTTTGTAACCAAGCTTCAGTTTTTTTTCTAGATTGCTTTAGAATAGGAATCGAGCACTTTGCTCTATCCAACAAAAGAGCACACAGTTCTTACTTGTGGAATTGCATGTTCTAGAATTATTTTAGTCACTAAATTAGTAGAATTGCAAGAAACTAATTCTTATAAATCACAACAAATTAAATTATTCATGCCATTTTTTGTTACCTTCGAGTTATTGCCACAATTCTTTGCCAGAATGAATTGTATCTCCACCACATCTTTAGATTAAACATAGAGATAACTCGAGGTAATTGCGTTCAACAGTTCATACCCTGTGATTAAAACTTCCACGAACCAAATTCTTCGGTTACATGGACATGACATCTGATTT is a genomic window of Zea mays cultivar B73 chromosome 5, Zm-B73-REFERENCE-NAM-5.0, whole genome shotgun sequence containing:
- the LOC100283250 gene encoding methionine aminopeptidase 1A encodes the protein MEKGASEASAPCARCGKPAQLQCPKCAELKLPRENAAFCTQDCFRAAWSSHKSVHPKPGALASQQSPEGWKYCLRKGRGRALQLPRFEWTGPLRPYPISKMRVVPDEIEKPDWALDGIPKIEPDSDLQKRVEIKTPELIERMRETCRIAREVLDAAARVIKPGITTDEIDRVVHEETIARGGYPSPLNYHFFPKSCCTSVNEVICHGIPDARKLEDGDIVNVDVTVYYKGVHGDLNETYFVGNVDEASKQLVRCTYECLEKAIAIVKPGVRFREVGEIINRHASMSGLSVVKSYCGHGIGELFHCAPNIPHYSRNKAVGIMKAGQTFTIEPMINAGVWNDRLWPDDWTAVTTDGKRSAQFEHTLLVTDTGCEVLTARLPSSPDVFPWLKP
- the LOC100283250 gene encoding methionine aminopeptidase 1A isoform X1 gives rise to the protein MEKGASEASAPCARCGKPAQLQCPKCAELKLPRENAAFCTQDCFRAAWSSHKSVHPKPGALASQQSPEGWKYCLRKGRGRALQLPRFEWTGPLRPYPISKMRVVPDEIEKPDWALDGIPKIEPDSDLQKRVEIAREVLDAAARVIKPGITTDEIDRVVHEETIARGGYPSPLNYHFFPKSCCTSVNEVICHGIPDARKLEDGDIVNVDVTVYYKGVHGDLNETYFVGNVDEASKQLVRCTYECLEKAIAIVKPGVRFREVGEIINRHASMSGLSVVKSYCGHGIGELFHCAPNIPHYSRNKAVGIMKAGQTFTIEPMINAGVWNDRLWPDDWTAVTTDGKRSAQFEHTLLVTDTGCEVLTARLPSSPDVFPWLKP